The sequence below is a genomic window from Fibrobacter sp. UWB10.
GTCTTTTCAGAAACGGACTTCACGCGGATAGGCATCGGGCCTGCGGGCGTCTGGGCGTAGAACATCATGCCTTCGACAACCTTGTCGACACCCTGGAAAACATCCAGCGGAACTTCCTGCGTCATTTCTTCGTTGTATTCGCCGTATCCTTCAGACGGAATCACCTTGACGTCGAACTTGTCGCCCACTTCGTGGCCGACCATTGCCTTTTCGAGACCCACGACGATCATGTGGGCGCCCTGGATGTACTGGAGCGGTTCGCGGCCTTCGGAGGAGTCGATGACCTTGCCTTCGTCGGAGGTCAGGGTGTAGTGCATCTGGACAACGGTCTTGTCGGCAATCTTCATAGAAAATCCTTTGGTTGATTCGGCGTAGAGCCGTAAGAATGGAAGTGCAAATATAGTAAAAAACTATTGCTTCGAATTCTCGGGCGAAGGAATAAAGCGCACAACATCGGTGCTGCCGTTCTTTTGCGTGAGGGTTGGCGGCAATTTTTTACCGAATCCCTTGAACTTGAGGCGGTCTTCGCGGATACCTTTCTTGACCAGATAATTGTAGATGAATTCGGCGCGTTCGTTAGAGACCTGTTCGGCTCTGTCGGCCGAGACATCGCTTGCAGAACACTGGATTTCCAGGTTCATGGGGTATTGGCGCATGTAGTGCACGATATCGTTTAGCGATGTGTAGCTCGAATTCACAAGCACGGTGTCTTGACTGCCTTTAAAGTGGATATGCTTTGCGAATACGTTGAAGTTGTGCCTCTGGTTTGTCGGACAGCCGGAATTGTCGATAAACATGTTCAGGGCTGTTCCCGGGCATTGGTCAGCCCAGTCTGCAACGCCGTCATGGTCAGAATCGAGCGGGCAGCCGAGACTGTCAATCGGGGCGCCTTCAGGCGAACCCGGGCACTTGTCGTCTTCGTCAAAGACTCCGTCGCCGTCTTGGTCTATACGGCAACCGTGAATATTTACTGTGACGCCTTCGGGCGTTTCTGCGCAGTCGTCTTTTGTGTCGGGCACACCGTCATTGTCTGAATCAAGCGGACAGCCCGATTCGCCAACGGTTTCGCCGAGCATACTGTTGGGGCATTTGTCTATGTCGTCGGGGACTCCGTCTCCGTCAAAGTCGAGGGGGCAACCGTTTTTGTCGATTGAAATTCCTTCGGGCGTGTCGGGGCATTGGTCGACATGGTTGGGAATACCATCGTTATCCTGGTCCAATGGGCAGCCGTCTTTTCCAACGGATTCGCCGCGAGGTGTACTTGGGCATTTGTCGTTATTGTTGTCAATGCCGTCGCCATCGGTGTCGAATGTACATCCCAGAGAGTCTACAGCGAAACCGCTTGGGGTGTTGGGGCAAACGTCATTATAATCAGCAATGCCGTCACCATCTTGATCCAACGGGCAGCCGGTGTAATCCACAAGAATCCCTTCAGGGGTGCCCGGACACAAGTCGACGATGTTCAAGACTCCGTCCTGGTCTTCGTCAACGGGGCAACCACGTGAGTTCACAATTTGTCCGTTAAGCGTGTTCGGGCACATGTCCTTACGGTCGATAACGCCGTCGTTGTCGTTGTCATTCCAGCTAAAGTCAATCACCTTGCTTAATGTGATTGCGATTCCGACTTCGGGCGATCCTGTCATTGTGTAATGCAGGTTTTCTTTGCCCGATTGCAGGTTCACGGAGAGAGCGTCATCGGTGTCAAGTTTATTGAAGTAGTGGAATCCGACATCACCCGAAAGCGTAAGGTAGTATTCGTAAGGCAGGTGTACGCGCAAGCCCGGAGTCAGCCTTAAAGGACCATAAAGAAGGCTGTTTCCTTGCGGGGATTCACGCATGGGTGTTTCGCCCGAAGCTTCGAAAATGGCCGTCACAATTTTCTGGGGGAAGATGTTGAAGCCTGCGCCCCAGAGAATATATTTTTCTTTGTCTCCGAAATCGTTCAGAACGCCGACGTAACTGTTTATGGTCAGAAGGTCTTCGATATCGAAGGAAAGGTGAAGGTTTAAATCTATGGCAAAGTCATCAGCAGTGTAGGCGTAGGCTTTATCGTCGGACTTGATGTACCAACGATGTCTCGGGCGGAATCCTTTTGTCTTGGAACCAGTCGGGAAAAGAAAATCGCTGCTAATGCCTAGATAAAACCATTCGTAGACCGGGATGGAACCTTTTATGGAAAAGCGAAGGTCTCCGAATCCGGCTCCGTCTAGATCTGTTTTGTGGATAGTGCCGTCGTAATGGAACGGTAATGAAAGTCCGAGTTCAAGGTTGTCCAGTACAGAAAAACTAAAAAAGAAGGTCTCGTCGTTCGAAGGAGTATCTTTGCCGAGAGAAACAAATTCTCCGTCGGCATTCGTGTAGCCGCCTTCCATGCTCAAGGGGTTTCCGTCGCTGACCATTTCGAACGAACCCGAAATGTAAAGGAATCCTTGCGGAAGAGTTCTTGCCGAGGGCGCGTGAATGCCGCTAGTCGATTTTACGATTCCCACCTGTGCAAAGGCAGAAACCGCGAGTAGACATAATGCGGCAAAGAGCTTCTTCATAATCCTAGCTATAACATAGAAATTTAATTCGGAATTCGGAATCGGGATTTCTGAATTAGCGGATAAAGAAATTACTATTTGTTATATTTAAGCCCGCAATGAAAGAATCGAACGAAAATCAGGAACTGCCGTCCTGGCATCGCAAGTCTCAA
It includes:
- a CDS encoding peptidylprolyl isomerase is translated as MKIADKTVVQMHYTLTSDEGKVIDSSEGREPLQYIQGAHMIVVGLEKAMVGHEVGDKFDVKVIPSEGYGEYNEEMTQEVPLDVFQGVDKVVEGMMFYAQTPAGPMPIRVKSVSEKTAVIDANHELAGQNLNFAIEVVSVREATEDELNPGHHCCCGGKGEGDHECECGGHGNKENCDGKGGCGCEHHAEHHG
- a CDS encoding thrombospondin type 3 repeat-containing protein, encoding MKKLFAALCLLAVSAFAQVGIVKSTSGIHAPSARTLPQGFLYISGSFEMVSDGNPLSMEGGYTNADGEFVSLGKDTPSNDETFFFSFSVLDNLELGLSLPFHYDGTIHKTDLDGAGFGDLRFSIKGSIPVYEWFYLGISSDFLFPTGSKTKGFRPRHRWYIKSDDKAYAYTADDFAIDLNLHLSFDIEDLLTINSYVGVLNDFGDKEKYILWGAGFNIFPQKIVTAIFEASGETPMRESPQGNSLLYGPLRLTPGLRVHLPYEYYLTLSGDVGFHYFNKLDTDDALSVNLQSGKENLHYTMTGSPEVGIAITLSKVIDFSWNDNDNDGVIDRKDMCPNTLNGQIVNSRGCPVDEDQDGVLNIVDLCPGTPEGILVDYTGCPLDQDGDGIADYNDVCPNTPSGFAVDSLGCTFDTDGDGIDNNNDKCPSTPRGESVGKDGCPLDQDNDGIPNHVDQCPDTPEGISIDKNGCPLDFDGDGVPDDIDKCPNSMLGETVGESGCPLDSDNDGVPDTKDDCAETPEGVTVNIHGCRIDQDGDGVFDEDDKCPGSPEGAPIDSLGCPLDSDHDGVADWADQCPGTALNMFIDNSGCPTNQRHNFNVFAKHIHFKGSQDTVLVNSSYTSLNDIVHYMRQYPMNLEIQCSASDVSADRAEQVSNERAEFIYNYLVKKGIREDRLKFKGFGKKLPPTLTQKNGSTDVVRFIPSPENSKQ